The following is a genomic window from Desulfurella amilsii.
TCGTTTTAATCTGTAAACTTCGGATTCTTCTTTTTTATAATCGGCTATCCTGTTGAGTAATTTCCAAATCTCCTCCTTAAAAGCCTTATTTTGTGTGATGCAGTATTTTATTATTTTTTCTGTGTAAGGGTTATCTATGTTGTTATGAATATATTCTAAAACATTGCGATGGATTTTGACTGTGTTAAACACTTTTGTGGCATTAATAAATTCTCCATCAAATTTTACAACAAGCGTATTGATTTTTCTTCGGTTTGTTTTTTGGTTATATTCGCTGTCAATATAAGCTTTATCTAAAAGATGGAAAATTACTCTTTTTTCCTCAATCCAACCATCTTCATCACCACTGTCGTTTTTGTATTTGTTTACATCAACCACAGTTGCCATAATTTCTTTTAGAAGCCTGATAATTAATTGGTCGCTTGTATCAGAGTTAATACCTGCCAATTGTTTAAGCTTATACATGTTGTCAACCACAAGAGTGTTTTCGTCGGTAAATTCGCCAAGCTCTAATATTGATTCAAATAATCTTTGATGTGTAATTGTGTTTTCCAATCTTGAAGCTTTCACGATGTAAACAATATTGTTTTTTCCGTTGATTTTAATCCCAAGATTTTCAAGATATTTCGGTTTGTCTTTCCGCTGTTTAACAGGGTCAAAAAAAATCCCGCTACGTAAAACCATTAGAAAGTCATTCATTCTAATAGTTTTATCGTTTGTGCTAATTCCAAGTTTAGGTTTAACCACTTTGCCTTTTGTTTTTTTAGTTCCGCTGTTGTCAGATGAATCTTTTTTCTTGCTCATAAAACCTCCTATATATCTGTATCAAAACCTTGTATTTCTTTGTTAATTTTTTTACTTTGGTATGATGGTTTTTTAGGCTGATTATTAGGGTTGTTAGATTTATTTATTTGTGTTGTTTTTTGCACTGTTTTTGGTCTATCTACCACTTCTGTTTCTTCGGGCAACGCTTGCACTTTTCTTATGTTCCTGCCCCAAATAATCGGTTCACCGTTGTTGTTTGTTGCTTGTTCCAGCTCGTAATAATATTTTTCAATATCGTTTATCGGCAAAAGATTGCTTTTTGCAACTTTCATCTGGTTTTTAAAAATCAGCAATACCTGTCTGACTTTGTTTGTTAAGCTTGCACTGCCGAGTATTTTGTCTGCATTAACTCCAAAGATATTTTCTGCGTTGACTGTGTCTTTTGCCATATGGGCTAGATAAATAACACTTCTTTCGCCCGTTAATTTTCTAATCTCATCTAAAACTGCCTGTATCAAATGCGATTTTTGGATTTCCACTCTGTTTGTTGACGATAGACTGTCTATTAAGATTAAATCAGGATTAAAAACACTCACATAGCTTTTTGTTATTTCAAAATCTTTTGTAGTAATCACTTTTGAAAATTCTTGTTCGGTAAAAGTCGTGTGGTTTGTAATGATTGAAATTCTATCTTTTAGCAATTTCTGTAAAAAATCAAACTTTTTACCTGTGAGTTCTGCAAAATAGTCGTTAAGTAAACTGTTGATTTTACCAGCGATTTCTTCTCTGTCTTCTTCTGCGCTGATTATCATCGCTTTTCTAATTTGCTGGACTGGTATATCGCAATATTGAATGCCTAAAAGCAAGTGCAAAATCCATTGCAAAGTGAGTGTAGTTTTTCCACTACCTCCAAGACCAGCAAAAATGTTTATTTTGTTTTTTGCAATTAAACCATTTATTAGCCACTCTCTATTAGGCTTGTTTGGGTAATTTGCAAGATTTACAGGTATGCTGTCGTTGTCTATGTTTTTACCTAACGCTTGTATAATCAGGTTAAAGCCCTCTTTTACGGCTTTGTCTAATATGTGTTGAGTTTGTTCTTGTTCTTTTTGTTCTAATCTGAATTTCAAAATCGGTAGCATTTCTTTGATTGAAAAAATCCTGCTGTTTTTGTAGATAAAATCTGCGTCGGGAAAATCATTTTGTGCTAAACAATCATCTATGTCTTTTGTATTTTCTTCAAGATAAATAAAATCCTCTAAAAATTCTGTGTGTTTTGTCACAAATTCCATTAATGCTTTTATGCCTGCTTCGTCGTTGTCTAAGGCAAAAATGATGCTGTAATTTGTATTTTTTAAGTGGTTTAAAAGATTAAGATTTTTTTCAAGATTTTGAGCGCTTCCAATGCTGATTGACCTGTAATTTTTGAGTGTTATCTCGTTTGGATTTTTGTCGTATTTTTTAGCCAAAAAGCTAATCGTATTAAACTCGCCTTCTGTTACAAAAATCGTTAATTTCGGCATATTAGAAAACAAATGCAAACCGAAAGCATTAATGGTCTGTTTTTCGGTTTTTAGGATTGAAAATTGCTTGTTGTTTCTTTCCTGTGAAAAATCAATATCGCTGACTTTTCCATCAAATTCGTCGGTAGAAAAAATATATCTAATTTTTATCTGTTCTATATAGCCATTTTTGTTAGTGTAGAAAAACAAAAGCGGGACTGTTTTGTCTTTTACATTCATCAAGTTTTTAAATTTGTCTATAATTTTCTGTTTTTCTTTCGGTTCTTCTGTGGTAATGAGTTCAGCTAACTTGCCGACATTAAAGTCATTATCTATTGTGCCTACAAGGACATTGTTTTTAATGAGACTTTTGTAATCGGGATTTCTAAACTCCAAGTAAGTATTTGCGATTTTAGCATTTAGGCATTTGTTATTTATAAGCGTGTCAACACACAGATTAGCAAATTGAGTGAAAAATCTTATTTCATAGTCAATATTTCCTTGATTAAGCAAACTTTCGCCGTTACCGCTGAAACCGCAGGCAAAGCATTTAAAAAAAGCTCCATTGCCTTTGTCTGCTAAAACCAAGTTTTGCTTGCGTGTGTCATTGTGTTCGGGACAAAAACCAAACAGCTGGTTGCCTTTCTGTTGCCAGTGGAAATTGTGATTCGGATATATTGTTTCTAAAACTTTCTTTAATTCGTCTGTTTTCATATAACCCCCTTATAAGACAAATTTGTCTTAAATTATTTGATGCATTATTATAGCAGTAAATGCTATAATTGCACTTAAAACCAGAAATTCGCTTAATTTTCCTGTTTCGTAAAGTTTTAAAGCGAACCTGTCTTGATAACTCCAATACGGGATACCTAATTTAGAAAGCATATCTGCAAGTAAATGCAGAATATAGCCTAATACAAAAGCTTTAAATGCTGTATTAGGAATGATTAGTGCAGTTAAAAAAAGCAAAAGTCCTAATATTGCGTGATGTGTTATGCCTCTGTGTGCGTTCCATAAACTTCTCTCTTTAAAACGCAGATTCATATTTGAAGCGTATATATCAAAGTCGGGTGCAATAGAACCTATCATACAGGCAAATAAGGCTGTGCTTGTTTGATGGTTTACAGCTAATTGCTGTAAATGCGGTTGAAAAACAAGCCAAAAACCGCTTAGCCCTATCAGTGTATGCGAAGCTTTTTTCATATAGCAATTTTAGATTTTGTTTTTTCCAAAGCGATATTATAAATATGCCTTTTTTCAACATCAAACTCTTTATCTAAAAACTCAAAAAAGCTTTCAAGAGAGTTGAAATTTTTTAAATCAAAAAGCCCTTTTGAAACTCCATCTACATAAACAAGGCATTTGTTGTCATCGTATAAATAGCATTCTAAAACCGTTTTTTTTATCATACTACACCTCCTAATTTTTGGTTGTATCCAAATTTATCCACCCCCCGCACAAGACCTCTGCCTTCAGGCAGAGGATTCAGTGCAGGTGTGTTCCTTAAGGGTCTTGTTAATAACTTCTGCATCTTTCGATGCCCCCTAATCAGCCAGTTGCCCTTGTCCCTCACGGGACAAGCCTCTTCCTTTAGGGAGAGGTGACTGACTAATCACAATATAATTTGCTATGCATATAGCATCTGCTATGTCATTGTCGGTAATTTTCTCACAGGCAATTTTGCTTGCTACCAGCATTGACACATTTTTACGCTGTTCCCTTTTTTGTTTCTGGTTCATACCAAGAATAAGGCTTTGCCATTCCTGCGGGGTAATTGTTAAGATTTCTGAAAAGTTGTTAACGCTTGCAAGTGTGGTAACAAGCGTTCTGACCTCTACAAGCTTAATAAGCGTAGCTATGTTTAAGTGTAAATATTGTTTTTCAATACCAAAAATAACATTTTTATTTTTAAAACCGAAAAACAGCTTATTAATCTCGGTAAAATCGGTTTTTATTTTAAAATAGTCCGTTAAAGTCTTGTTTTTGTAAACTGCAAAAGCTAAGTGTTTAACAGACGGATCGCAACCGATTAAGTAAATATCAGACTGCATATTTTTTTGTTCTCTGAATTGAGTCAATATCTATTATATCCCAGAATACAAGCGATAATGCCTGCATTAAAGCTATTTTTCTTAAAGCATAAGTTTTTCTGTTAACTTTTTGGATATCTGGCAATTCATTAAGAAATATACTTATTTTAAAAGGCATATCCCAATCTCTTCTCACCAATCTAACTTTTACACCAATCAATTCGCTGTTTTCTCTAATTTCCTCAAACATAAATCCACCAAACAATCCTGTTTGGGATACTTGGGAAAGAAGTTTTTTTAACATAACCCACCTCCTTTCAAATAAACTCCTTAAAAAATAAACTTTTATTTTTAAAAAGTCAAGCATAATTTTTTTAATTAACTATATAAGACTAAAATTTGACAACTTTATATTTTATGCTTATAATCCTTATATGAATTTTACAGGGAAACAGGTAAAATTATGATTTTCATAACCACAGATGAAAATACAAACAAGGAAGCTTATAAAGAAATTTTTGACAAATACGAAAATTTCATTTTTAGGGAACGCACTATTAAGAAAAAAATAAAACATAATTCGCTAATTAATACTGCGTATATCGTTTTTTCGGAAAAAGAATATTCTCGTGCTTTAAAAATGTTTTTAGATGTTCACAATGACATTGTGAGCAATAGATATATTGTTAGCCGAAACATAATGGCTTCTTTGGCAAACAATATAGCCTGTTGTTACACAAAATTACAAGAAGAAAAAAAATATAAAGACTATTTCTTACTTATCAACGCTGAATCGTTTTTTAAAAAAGCAATAAAATACTCTACTGCTTTTTATAGAGCAAAAGGCTTGATAATTTTTAATTACGCTATTTTTAACTTAAAACTCCAAATTTGGGAGGAAGACCCTATTATTCTACAAAAAGCAAAAAATAATTTCAGCTTGATGAATTTTGTAAATAAGTTTGTTTACACAAAGAAAAGGTCGCTTTTAATGTATAGATTGTTTATTTTATGCAATAAATACAGGTTTTTTAATGATATTACCCCAAAGATTACTGTAAGCTTAGGTGTAAGGCTTTTTTAAGGGAGGTTTGATATGTGGCTGAGTCCAATTGTTTTTTCTTTTACAGGTAAAAATAAAACAAAAGCTTTAACAGTAGACTATTTCGTGCAGAGCGGAGAATATTACGCAAAAATTTTTGTTACGCAAAGCGGTTTTTATGCCTTGCCAACCGCTGAAAAAAAAGCAATTCTAAATTTAGAGGAACTTTCGGTTTTTCACAAAATGCTTAATTATGTCGTTTTTGCAAACACTACAAATTATTATGACGCAATTAAGCCTGTAAATAAAAGCTTAGTAAACGAAGTGGCTATAAAAGTGGATAAACCAAAAGATGATTCATATTTTGTCTACACAATCAGGCTTAAATTTTCAAATCTTTTGGAATGTTCTAATTGTAGCCAAAACGATAAAGAGTCAGCTTACTATTCGCTTGCACGAATTGATTTGTTAAAATTAATAGTCCATTTGGAAAGAGATTTAGCTTTTATTACAACCGCAAAAGCTATACAATATGCCAAATCATTAGAGGAGCCAAAATAATGCCAGAGAAAAAAGAAAATCAAAACGGGTGGAATTTACCTTTTGCCATAGCGTTTTTTTCTGTCTTTTTTATGCTTGTGATTGTAAACGGCGTAATTAACTTTATGAACAAGAATCCAATTACCATAGGTGAAGTGGAAAAAGTTCAAAACATAGTTGACACAGCAGAAAACCGATTTGATGCGATAAATTTTACTTTAATGTCAAAAATAATTGACTCGCAATGGCAAGTTTTTTTAAAAAACGCTCAGATAGCAATCGTAAAACAAAACAGCGAAGAATGCCGAAAAGTAGATGGCAAATTTAATACTTTCCAAGTTATAGGTTCTTACTTTGGACTTAAAAACAACAAAGACTACTGCGGGGCAATCAATACCGTAAAAGCAAATATGGCATTAAACCAAATCTTTTTTTTAAGTTATTTCTGGTGGACTTTTGTGGCAATAGTGTTTACAGTCGTTTTGTTGGTTTTGGCTTTTTGGATTTTTTACAAAAAAATCTCAAAAATTAAAGACAGCGTTGACAGGGAAGCTTTGAAATTTTTTGCATTTATACCATATTTTGAAACAAAAGAGGACGCAAAAAAATTTCTTGCAACTTTTGAAGTAAACAACCCGCTTTTTAAATTAAAAAAATTTACAAGCAAAGATACAACAGAAAAAACAGAAACACGAATGATTAACATAGATGAGTTAAGAAAGTTTGTCCACAATGTTGTGGCAGAAAATTTTATACAGCGTGCAAAAGAAAACAAAGAAAAATTACAAAACTCAAAGCAATATAAATTTGCAGAAATGTCTGCAAATTTAATGCGCTATATGACATCGTCAGTGATGCAGGAAAAAACTATGACAGGTGATCCATACCCAGCTTCCATTTCGGGACATCATAATCCAGATGAAAAATATGGACTTTTGACACACACTTTGCACGTAGCCTATGTAATGATTTTAAACGCAATTAAGCGTGATGATTTTTTAGACAACTATCTTGAATTATTTTACACGGCAGTTTGCCACGATTTAGACAAAATTAGAAATTACAGACAGAGCAAAGCTATGCCCTCAGAAGTAATTGATGCATTAGATGTAAAAGGAGAAAGTATCAAAGAAAAAATGGCAAAGATAGAAAAAGCAAGAGCAAATGAATGGTTGAGTTACAAATTGGACGAGACAGCACAACGCAATATTTTTATACAACTCTCTACTAAATTTTTTCCAACAGACGAACAATTTGAAACGATTAAAAAAT
Proteins encoded in this region:
- a CDS encoding AAA family ATPase gives rise to the protein MKTDELKKVLETIYPNHNFHWQQKGNQLFGFCPEHNDTRKQNLVLADKGNGAFFKCFACGFSGNGESLLNQGNIDYEIRFFTQFANLCVDTLINNKCLNAKIANTYLEFRNPDYKSLIKNNVLVGTIDNDFNVGKLAELITTEEPKEKQKIIDKFKNLMNVKDKTVPLLFFYTNKNGYIEQIKIRYIFSTDEFDGKVSDIDFSQERNNKQFSILKTEKQTINAFGLHLFSNMPKLTIFVTEGEFNTISFLAKKYDKNPNEITLKNYRSISIGSAQNLEKNLNLLNHLKNTNYSIIFALDNDEAGIKALMEFVTKHTEFLEDFIYLEENTKDIDDCLAQNDFPDADFIYKNSRIFSIKEMLPILKFRLEQKEQEQTQHILDKAVKEGFNLIIQALGKNIDNDSIPVNLANYPNKPNREWLINGLIAKNKINIFAGLGGSGKTTLTLQWILHLLLGIQYCDIPVQQIRKAMIISAEEDREEIAGKINSLLNDYFAELTGKKFDFLQKLLKDRISIITNHTTFTEQEFSKVITTKDFEITKSYVSVFNPDLILIDSLSSTNRVEIQKSHLIQAVLDEIRKLTGERSVIYLAHMAKDTVNAENIFGVNADKILGSASLTNKVRQVLLIFKNQMKVAKSNLLPINDIEKYYYELEQATNNNGEPIIWGRNIRKVQALPEETEVVDRPKTVQKTTQINKSNNPNNQPKKPSYQSKKINKEIQGFDTDI
- a CDS encoding metal-dependent hydrolase, which gives rise to MKKASHTLIGLSGFWLVFQPHLQQLAVNHQTSTALFACMIGSIAPDFDIYASNMNLRFKERSLWNAHRGITHHAILGLLLFLTALIIPNTAFKAFVLGYILHLLADMLSKLGIPYWSYQDRFALKLYETGKLSEFLVLSAIIAFTAIIMHQII
- a CDS encoding crossover junction endodeoxyribonuclease RuvC, translating into MQSDIYLIGCDPSVKHLAFAVYKNKTLTDYFKIKTDFTEINKLFFGFKNKNVIFGIEKQYLHLNIATLIKLVEVRTLVTTLASVNNFSEILTITPQEWQSLILGMNQKQKREQRKNVSMLVASKIACEKITDNDIADAICIANYIVISQSPLPKGRGLSREGQGQLAD